The Romeriopsis navalis LEGE 11480 sequence GGTTCTGCAACTCCCGCTGAATCGCCCGCTTCAGTGGCCGCGCACCATATACCGGGTCATAACCGACATCCGCAATATGTTTCTTCGCTGTGTCGGTAATCGTAAAGGAAATCTTCTGATCGCCTAGCATCGTTTCGATCCGCTTGATTTGTAAGCCGACAATCTCGCCCAACTCGTCTCGGTTGAGGGAATGGAAAATGATTGTATCGTCAATTCGATTGAGGAATTCTGGACGAAACTGTTTTCGCAACGCATTCATAACACGATCGAACATCTCGTTATACTTTGAGTCATCACCAGCGACATCAAGAATGTAATCGCTACCGATATTGCTCGTCATCACGACAACAGTATTGCGAAAATCGATCGTCCGACCTTGAGAATCGGTCACCCGACCGTCATCTAGGACTTGCAGTAGGATATTAAAAACATCGGGGTGGGCTTTTTCAACTTCGTCTAAAAGCACTACAGAATAAGGCTTGCGTCGTACTGCTTCGGTCATTTGGCCGCCTTCTTCATAGCCGACATATCCTGGCGGTGCTCCCACTAAGCGAGAAACCGAATGCTTCTCCATATACTCCGACATATCGAGCCGAATCAAGGCATCATCGGCATCGAACAAGAATGCGGCCAAAGCGCGCGCTAATTCTGTTTTACCCACACCGGTGGGACCCATAAACAGAAATGAGCCGATCGGTCGGCCTGGATCTTTCATGCCCGATCGAGCACGGCGAATTGCGGCGGCAACAGCCGCCGCTGCATCATTTTGCCCAATCACACGTTCGTGTAGAAGGCTTTCTAGATTTAGAAGCTTCTGCCGTTCTGATTCCATCAAGCGATTGACTGGAATGCCGGTCCACCGGGCGACAATCTCCGCGATATCCCCATCAGTGACTTGTTCGCGCAGAAGACTCTTGCCCTGGGACTGCATTTCATTCAGCTTATTTTCCGATTCGGTAATCTCGGTTTGAATCGCCTCAAACCGGCCATATTTCAATTGGGCGGCTGTATTCAGGTCATACTCACGCTCGGCTCGATCAATTTGGAGGCGTAGCTGTTCTTCTTCGCCCTTGAGGGTTTTGATTTGCTCGAGAATCTTTTTCTCGTCTTGCCATTGGTTACTGAGTGTTTGTTGTTTGGCTTGGAGCTGTTCAATTTCGGCTTTGATTTTTTCTAATCGTTCCTTGGCTGGGAGAAACGCGCCGCCGGCATTACCATCCTTTGCGCTGCCGCTTTCGCGCTCCAAGGAAAGCTTCTCCATTTCTAGCTGCAGCAGTCGTCGTTCGACGCCTTCTAGTTCACCCGGTTTGGAGGTGATTTCCATTTTGAGATTGGCAGCGGCTTCATCGACTAAGTCGATCGCTTTATCGGGTAAGAAGCGATCGCTGATGTAGCGATCGGATAATGTGGCTGCCGCGACGAGGGCAGAATCGGTAATCTTCACGCCGTGGTGTGTTTCATAACGATCCTTCAAACCCCGCAAAATCGAAACGGAATCTTCCACCGATGGCTCTTGCACCACAACTTGTTGGAAGCGACGTTCTAAGGCCGGATCTTTCTCAATGTGCTTACGATATTCATCGATCGTGGTGGCCCCGATGCAGCGGAGTTCTCCCCTGGCCAATACGGGCTTTAGCAGAT is a genomic window containing:
- the clpB gene encoding ATP-dependent chaperone ClpB; this encodes MQPTDPNKFTDKAWEAIVQSQDVVRRYKHQNLEVEHLIIALLEQSDGISGPVLTKVGIESQQLFQQIDDFARRQPSLGSVEQLYVGYSIEKLLDRAEVTRNSWQDKTIGVEHLLIGFTTDTRVGGRLWRAYGVGSEQLETAIKEVKTATQKPAVPGSKTVQDLNEPALKRYGRDLTELAKAGKIDPVVGRDEEIRRVIRILSRRTKNNPVLIGEPGVGKTAIAEGLAQRMINGDVPESLQDKTLVSLDMGSLIAGAKYRGEFEERLRTVLKEVMDSDGEVVLFIDELHTVVGAGNSQGTTDAGNLLKPVLARGELRCIGATTIDEYRKHIEKDPALERRFQQVVVQEPSVEDSVSILRGLKDRYETHHGVKITDSALVAAATLSDRYISDRFLPDKAIDLVDEAAANLKMEITSKPGELEGVERRLLQLEMEKLSLERESGSAKDGNAGGAFLPAKERLEKIKAEIEQLQAKQQTLSNQWQDEKKILEQIKTLKGEEEQLRLQIDRAEREYDLNTAAQLKYGRFEAIQTEITESENKLNEMQSQGKSLLREQVTDGDIAEIVARWTGIPVNRLMESERQKLLNLESLLHERVIGQNDAAAAVAAAIRRARSGMKDPGRPIGSFLFMGPTGVGKTELARALAAFLFDADDALIRLDMSEYMEKHSVSRLVGAPPGYVGYEEGGQMTEAVRRKPYSVVLLDEVEKAHPDVFNILLQVLDDGRVTDSQGRTIDFRNTVVVMTSNIGSDYILDVAGDDSKYNEMFDRVMNALRKQFRPEFLNRIDDTIIFHSLNRDELGEIVGLQIKRIETMLGDQKISFTITDTAKKHIADVGYDPVYGARPLKRAIQRELQNPIATLLLENAFGAGDTIMIDCKDKKLTFTKQVEAKASTKAKEKPKAVSA